Proteins found in one Acidobacteriota bacterium genomic segment:
- a CDS encoding cytochrome c3 family protein encodes MKRRPSVRLYLFPPRRSPRVLAAALLGVVLLAGAGARLVAQNEPDYPHGDLAEDCSLCHTDSGWTPARIRPEFHHEDLAGFALQGAHASLECRACHQVLDFAQADASCSSCHTDVHRGEMGIDCSRCHGTQTFIDRGDQLRLHRGTRFPLSGAHLTLDCRQCHEATPVDDLVFVGTPASCEQCHLDLYQATANPDHQKSGFSTRCVSCHSTNHWSGARFDHSATGFPLKGAHQALDCSDCHGSSGLGGGGPVNCYDCHRAEYEATTSPAHLASGFPVNCEQCHNGTAWKPADFDHGLSGFPLTGAHRGLSCDACHADGAYDGKPTDCYSCHRQDYEGTTDPNHQAAGYSTDCMQCHDTNDWSHGNFDHQATDFPLTGAHRGLSCDACHADGVYGGKPTDCYSCHRQDYEGTTDPNHQAAGYTTDCMQCHDTKDWSHGNFDHQATDFPLTGAHRGLSCD; translated from the coding sequence ATGAAACGTCGACCCTCGGTCCGACTCTACCTGTTCCCGCCTCGCCGGTCACCGCGCGTCCTGGCGGCGGCGCTTTTGGGCGTGGTCCTTCTCGCCGGTGCGGGAGCGCGGTTGGTGGCGCAGAACGAACCGGATTACCCCCACGGTGATCTGGCCGAGGACTGCTCCCTGTGCCACACGGATTCGGGTTGGACCCCGGCGCGCATCCGTCCTGAATTCCACCACGAGGACCTGGCCGGGTTTGCCCTGCAGGGCGCCCATGCTTCCCTCGAGTGTCGGGCGTGCCACCAGGTCCTCGATTTCGCCCAGGCCGATGCGTCCTGCTCCTCCTGCCACACGGACGTGCACCGGGGAGAGATGGGCATCGATTGCTCGCGCTGCCACGGCACGCAGACCTTCATCGATCGCGGGGACCAGCTCCGCCTGCATCGGGGGACCCGTTTTCCTCTTTCAGGTGCCCATCTGACCCTGGACTGCCGGCAGTGTCACGAAGCGACCCCTGTGGATGATCTGGTCTTTGTCGGCACTCCGGCATCTTGTGAGCAGTGTCATCTCGATCTCTACCAAGCGACGGCGAATCCGGACCATCAGAAGTCGGGCTTCTCCACTCGCTGCGTGTCCTGTCACTCCACGAATCACTGGTCCGGTGCGCGCTTCGACCACAGTGCAACCGGTTTCCCGCTCAAGGGAGCCCACCAGGCCCTCGACTGTTCCGACTGTCATGGATCGTCGGGGCTCGGAGGCGGCGGTCCGGTGAACTGCTATGACTGCCACAGAGCGGAGTACGAGGCGACCACCAGTCCCGCGCACCTGGCCTCCGGATTTCCCGTCAACTGCGAACAGTGCCACAACGGAACCGCCTGGAAGCCCGCTGATTTCGACCATGGGCTCAGCGGCTTCCCCCTGACCGGCGCGCATCGCGGGTTGAGCTGCGACGCCTGCCACGCGGACGGGGCGTACGACGGCAAGCCGACGGACTGTTACTCGTGCCACCGCCAGGACTACGAGGGGACGACGGATCCGAACCACCAGGCGGCCGGCTATTCCACCGACTGCATGCAGTGCCACGACACGAATGACTGGAGCCATGGGAACTTCGACCACCAGGCGACGGACTTCCCCCTGACCGGCGCGCACCGCGGGTTGAGCTGCGACGCTTGCCATGCGGACGGGGTGTACGGCGGCAAGCCGACGGACTGTTACTCGTGCCACCGTCAGGACTACGAGGGGACGACGGATCCGAACCACCAGGCGGCCGGCTATACCACCGACTGCATGCAGTGCCACGACACGAAAGACTGGAGCCATGGGAACTTCGACCACCAGGCGACGGACTTCCCCCTGACCGGCGCGCACCGCGGGTTGAGCTGCGAC
- a CDS encoding cytochrome c3 family protein gives MPWALKFLLVTGFLSGVTPTPAQISPGPLSQAHHELDTAKGCLECHGRGDETLKSRCLNCHGAIAEMVVSGEGLHGREAGAGCASCHPEHVGREFDLIAWQEGSPRLFRHERSGWALAGKHAALDCRECHKPERQNPRRLEKMKNLHPEASWLGLDSTCTSCHEDPHGGELGGDCLECHGQQAWKPASAFDHATTAFALKGRHGKLACNDCHLADKGPVKLNAAGQRVPLYKPLPHDECSDCHRDVHEGRLGADCSRCHVEEGFRRVDRRLFDHSRTRYPLEGAHLEVSCETCHDRQKAWGPRPSFASCSDCHRDPHNGLATIRGARADCSLCHSVRAFKPSIYTVREHQRSPWPLEGKHARVECSACHKHRRDAASLRRLGSAGVELRRAHDRCRDCHEDAHGGQLSPRRESLDCSACHDLQGFKPSLLKAADHGRFGLALEGRHSTAECRSCHDPRRHRFLATLVDGDLGSAGLALALGPQPCSACHADPHQRHFDGRRTCQDCHDTSSFRHSEIDPASHGKLGFELRGAHRALPCFECHRGLKEKAAEGPALLDAALDLRRLPFGERRSQCSDCHDDPHGGQFAASRGGAACDRCHSSDSFRPAGGFDHERDSDFRLGGAHRGLACEKCHRPALEREGKRIVLYRPLPSACRDCHGSKQGEGRP, from the coding sequence ATGCCGTGGGCGCTTAAGTTCCTCCTCGTGACCGGATTCCTGTCGGGAGTGACTCCGACCCCGGCCCAGATCTCCCCCGGCCCCCTCTCGCAGGCACACCACGAATTGGATACCGCCAAAGGCTGCCTGGAGTGTCACGGTCGCGGCGACGAGACGCTCAAGAGCCGATGCCTGAACTGCCACGGCGCGATTGCCGAGATGGTCGTCTCGGGAGAAGGACTGCACGGGAGGGAGGCTGGAGCGGGATGCGCAAGCTGCCATCCCGAGCACGTGGGAAGAGAATTCGACCTGATCGCCTGGCAGGAAGGGTCACCCCGCCTGTTCCGGCACGAGCGCAGTGGCTGGGCCCTGGCCGGTAAGCATGCCGCGCTGGACTGCCGCGAGTGCCACAAGCCTGAACGCCAGAATCCGAGACGGCTCGAAAAGATGAAAAACCTTCATCCGGAGGCAAGCTGGCTCGGTCTCGACTCCACCTGTACGTCCTGCCACGAGGATCCGCACGGGGGTGAGCTGGGCGGTGATTGCCTGGAGTGCCATGGGCAACAAGCCTGGAAACCGGCTTCCGCCTTCGATCACGCCACGACCGCTTTTGCGCTCAAGGGCCGCCACGGCAAACTGGCCTGCAACGACTGCCACCTGGCCGACAAGGGGCCGGTCAAGTTGAACGCGGCGGGTCAGCGCGTGCCGCTCTACAAACCTCTGCCTCACGACGAGTGCTCCGACTGTCACCGCGATGTACACGAGGGACGACTGGGGGCCGACTGCAGCCGATGCCACGTGGAGGAGGGTTTTCGCCGGGTCGACCGCCGACTCTTCGATCATTCGCGAACCCGGTACCCGCTCGAGGGAGCGCACCTCGAGGTCTCTTGCGAGACATGCCACGATCGGCAGAAGGCGTGGGGCCCGCGGCCCTCCTTCGCCAGTTGCAGCGATTGTCACCGCGATCCCCACAACGGACTGGCTACGATTCGGGGAGCGCGAGCGGATTGCTCGCTCTGCCATTCCGTCCGCGCTTTCAAGCCGTCGATCTACACGGTGCGGGAGCATCAGCGCTCGCCCTGGCCCCTCGAGGGCAAGCACGCCAGGGTCGAATGTTCGGCCTGCCACAAGCACCGGAGGGATGCCGCTTCGTTGCGTCGTTTGGGTTCGGCGGGAGTGGAACTGAGACGAGCCCACGACCGCTGCCGTGACTGCCACGAGGACGCCCACGGGGGGCAGCTCTCCCCGCGCCGGGAAAGCCTGGATTGTAGCGCCTGCCACGACCTCCAGGGCTTCAAGCCCAGCCTGTTGAAAGCCGCCGACCATGGTCGATTCGGCCTTGCCCTCGAGGGCCGCCACTCCACAGCGGAGTGTCGTTCATGTCATGATCCGAGACGGCATCGTTTTCTCGCCACGTTGGTGGACGGCGACCTGGGAAGCGCGGGTTTGGCCCTGGCTCTCGGCCCCCAGCCTTGCAGCGCCTGCCACGCGGATCCGCACCAGCGCCATTTCGACGGTCGGCGCACCTGCCAGGACTGTCACGACACCTCGAGTTTCAGGCATTCGGAAATCGACCCGGCCTCCCACGGAAAGCTTGGATTCGAACTGCGGGGCGCGCACCGGGCGCTCCCCTGTTTCGAGTGTCACCGTGGTCTGAAAGAAAAAGCCGCCGAGGGGCCGGCTCTGCTCGATGCCGCCCTGGATTTGAGACGCCTGCCTTTCGGCGAGCGTCGTTCCCAGTGCTCCGATTGTCACGACGATCCTCATGGGGGCCAGTTTGCGGCAAGCCGGGGTGGCGCGGCCTGCGATCGCTGCCACTCGTCGGATTCCTTCCGACCCGCCGGTGGATTCGACCACGAACGGGACTCGGATTTTCGTCTCGGCGGTGCGCACCGGGGCCTCGCTTGCGAAAAGTGTCACCGGCCCGCTCTCGAGCGAGAGGGGAAGCGAATCGTCCTCTACCGGCCGTTGCCCAGTGCGTGCCGTGACTGTCACGGGTCCAAGCAAGGAGAAGGAAGACCATGA
- a CDS encoding NAD(P)-binding domain-containing protein — translation MEMMLTTLSFFAVTGLCVYVYLQRSGGTATAGDAAPKGPACLRCGAPQPRSAAFCPSCGVPRQIYEVVQAREASGEAEGAAEGPLHAVVRADICVGCGTCVPACPEPGAIYMEGKLAVVDLALCKGHGDCAEACPVGGILMTRGEAVQRVVVPDTRPTFESNVPGIYIVGELGGRGLIKNAINEGKIAVEAIGQELSRAESSAGNVGEVLDLVIVGSGPAGLSAALEAARSKLQYVVLEQGTLADTIRKYPRRKLLLGEPVKVPLYGDLWIADTTKETLLSVWESIIESTRIDLRTHHRVETITRQDGCFVVHAAGRDFQARRVVLALGRRGTPRRLGVPGEEGENVFYDIVEMETFRGRRVVVVGGGDSAIESALGLANQEGTTVALSYRGRQFTKARQRNQDRIAEAAAAGRVEVLLGSQVKEIHTDSVVIEQDGKLTRRPNDDVVIRIGGSPPFDVLERIGVRMITKDVPIAGVEDAVGA, via the coding sequence ATGGAGATGATGCTCACCACCCTGAGTTTTTTCGCGGTGACGGGGTTGTGTGTCTACGTCTATCTCCAGCGGAGCGGGGGGACCGCGACGGCCGGCGATGCCGCGCCGAAGGGGCCGGCCTGTCTTCGTTGCGGGGCCCCTCAGCCCCGGTCGGCCGCCTTCTGTCCCTCCTGTGGTGTTCCCCGGCAAATCTACGAGGTCGTGCAGGCCCGGGAGGCATCCGGCGAGGCCGAGGGCGCCGCCGAGGGTCCGCTGCACGCGGTGGTCCGCGCCGATATTTGTGTGGGATGCGGCACCTGTGTTCCGGCCTGTCCCGAGCCCGGCGCGATCTACATGGAAGGCAAGTTGGCGGTGGTCGATCTCGCGCTTTGCAAAGGCCATGGAGATTGCGCCGAGGCCTGCCCGGTGGGCGGGATCCTGATGACGCGGGGTGAAGCCGTGCAGCGGGTCGTCGTGCCCGACACGCGGCCGACCTTCGAGAGCAACGTCCCGGGTATCTACATCGTCGGCGAACTCGGCGGTCGGGGGCTGATCAAAAACGCGATCAACGAGGGGAAGATCGCCGTCGAAGCGATTGGCCAGGAACTCTCCCGGGCCGAATCGTCCGCCGGGAATGTGGGTGAAGTTCTCGACCTTGTGATCGTCGGATCCGGTCCGGCGGGCCTTTCGGCCGCCCTCGAGGCCGCGCGTTCCAAATTGCAATACGTGGTCCTCGAGCAGGGAACCCTGGCCGATACCATCCGCAAATATCCACGGAGAAAACTACTGCTGGGCGAACCGGTCAAGGTTCCCCTTTATGGCGACCTCTGGATCGCCGATACCACGAAGGAAACCCTGCTCAGCGTGTGGGAATCCATCATTGAGAGCACCCGTATCGACCTGCGCACGCACCACCGCGTGGAGACGATCACGCGCCAGGACGGCTGCTTCGTCGTGCACGCGGCGGGCCGGGACTTTCAGGCTCGGCGGGTAGTGCTGGCGCTCGGCCGCCGGGGGACACCGAGGCGCCTGGGCGTGCCCGGCGAGGAAGGCGAGAACGTCTTCTACGACATCGTCGAAATGGAGACGTTTCGCGGCAGGCGGGTTGTGGTCGTGGGAGGCGGTGACAGCGCCATCGAATCCGCTCTCGGCCTGGCCAACCAGGAAGGTACGACGGTGGCGCTTTCCTATCGCGGCCGGCAATTCACCAAGGCGCGCCAACGCAACCAGGATCGTATCGCCGAGGCCGCCGCGGCCGGCAGGGTGGAAGTTCTGCTGGGAAGCCAGGTCAAGGAAATCCACACCGACAGCGTGGTGATCGAGCAAGACGGCAAGCTCACCCGCCGACCGAACGATGATGTCGTCATCCGTATCGGAGGCAGCCCGCCCTTCGACGTGCTCGAGAGGATCGGAGTCCGGATGATCACCAAGGACGTGCCGATCGCGGGAGTCGAAGATGCCGTGGGCGCTTAA